From one Henningerozyma blattae CBS 6284 chromosome 1, complete genome genomic stretch:
- the TBLA0A01780 gene encoding uncharacterized protein (similar to Saccharomyces cerevisiae YBR238C and RMD9 (YGL107C); ancestral locus Anc_6.150) encodes MYNFTPASSIPKEHLNNNFIQQQNSNIQMNPQTIHKLSNNPNYNLHVASSPNLANSITPSTTPLSISSQDYSLQHSLSQMNFRNSSSMMDLNQFQPDPNNPHNAFNPISLSSSSQNSMTNLNSYNSNNQQQSLAKDNKNIPSDTMKNSNSKNFNNHNTNHQNRNHQNNKYNNNNHNQHQNRNNHNNNIQQSQNHNTVGPDSPWFQKVCAFEDCVSQTLYMSQTPRRKNIRHRSEHPNSNSNPLFWDSIGRAMGLYHDLINTPELNSDRVSKLVHLLHNGLRANRNQLTRMNKKPDYDSQSFHKEMTNYLCKSLREISKDVLNAKVQLNEYGAMHLITAFKELLLFQEAVDIWKNAINDTNKYTTNIFLNPRVVGVILPILYDNGVSYPEIQTLYEKSSSMINYFHPNLSVGMIRASLSAGQNDMALKLFQKLCEESTEMKYGYLIETHLSFIGECKDLNVAQTFFDKALNDEMPYKIDLQVSYVKSFLKNIWNNTHNFHHVYEIWYKSSVHYGRDVNHGISSSLNDTFFDVFFENYSNDKVQGFHALQTMIQTYNTIKPIDEPFFNIILAKCTIWRDRAIIDFIDEGYELFNIPKTIVAYRILLKSMGSVDDASNGEILQRWVDLITKSDEIGQRFIANADWAALRDATVTWTQFNRDKDNKNSMSPTRNSPSPTSSPISSTDGSVLFSRTTSASSVSNDELDFSHPAFAAANASGAFDDIGNDESKDKKLVTTTTHQTTFPSSHNERMILYLKIVKRYSAFCRDSRQLTRLTSGTALKYSVLQEALKEFPTLNISDIPIPALHNLKPTCL; translated from the coding sequence ATGTATAATTTTACTCCAGCATCCTCTATTCCAAAGGAACATTTGaacaataatttcattcaaCAACAAAATAGTAACATTCAAATGAATCCCCAAACAATTCATAAGTTGTCAAATAATCCAAACTATAATTTGCACGTTGCTTCTTCTCCAAATTTAGCTAATTCAATTACTCCATCCACCACTCCACTTTCTATTTCATCTCAAGATTATTCTTTGCAACATTCTTTAAGTCAGATGAATTTTCGAAATTCTTCCAGTATGATGGATTTGAATCAATTCCAACCAGATCCAAATAATCCTCATAATGCCTTTAATCCTATATCATTATCTAGTTCATCTCAGAATTCGATGActaatttgaattcttacaattcaaataacCAACAACAATCATTGGCTAAGgataataagaatataCCTTCTGATACgatgaaaaattctaattcaaagaattttaataatcataatacTAATCATCAAAATAGAAatcatcaaaataataaatataacaataataaccaTAATCAACATCAAAATAGAAACAATCATAATAACAACATTCAACAGTCTCAAAATCATAATACTGTGGGCCCAGATTCTCCTTGGTTCCAAAAAGTCTGTGCTTTTGAAGATTGTGTTTCTCAAACATTATACATGTCTCAGACTCCAAGAAGAAAGAATATTAGACATAGATCCGAGCATcctaattctaattccaACCCACTATTTTGGGATTCAATTGGTAGAGCAATGGGATTATATCATGATTTGATTAATACTCCAGAATTAAATTCTGATCGTGTTTCTAAATTGGTTCATTTGTTACATAATGGACTAAGAGCCAATAGAAATCAATTAACTAGAATGAATAAGAAACCTGATTATGATTCTCAATCTTTCCATAAAGAAATGACCAATTACTTGTGTAAATCTTTAAGAGAAATCTCAAAAGATGTTTTAAATGCTAAGGTTCAATTAAATGAGTATGGTGCTATGCATTTAATAACTGCTTTCAAagaattgttattattccAAGAAGCTGTTgatatttggaaaaatgCTATAAATGATACCAATAAATACACtactaatattttcttaaatcCAAGAGTTGTTGGTGTTATCCTACCAATCTTATATGATAATGGTGTTTCATATCCAGAAATTCAAACTTTATATGAAAAATCTTCTTCTATGATTAATTATTTCCATCCTAATCTATCTGTTGGTATGATAAGAGCTTCTCTATCAGCAGGTCAAAATGATATggctttaaaattatttcaaaaattatgtGAAGAATCTACTGAAATGAAATATggttatttaattgaaactcatttatcatttattgGTGAATgtaaagatttaaatgTGGCTCAAACTTTCTTTGATAAAGCTTTGAATGATGAAATGCCATATAAGATTGATTTACAAGTTTCTTATGTTAAATCTTTCTTAAAAAACATTTGGAATAATACTCACAACTTCCATCATGTTTATGAAATCTGGTATAAATCTTCGGTTCATTATGGTAGAGATGTTAACCATggtatttcttcttcattaaatgataCTTTCTTTGAcgtattttttgaaaattattcaaatgataaagTACAAGGTTTTCATGCTTTACAAACAATGATTCAGACCTATAATACTATTAAACCAATTGATGaaccatttttcaatattatcttGGCCAAATGTACTATTTGGAGAGATCGTGCTATTATCGATTTTATTGATGAAGGttatgaattatttaatattccAAAGACTATTGTTGCTTatagaattttattaaaatccATGGGATCGGTGGATGATGCCTCTAATGGTGAAATTTTACAAAGATGGGTTGATTTAATAACTAAATCAGATGAAATTGGTCAACGTTTCATTGCCAATGCTGACTGGGCTGCCTTAAGAGATGCTACAGTTACTTGGACCCAATTCAACAGAGATAAGGACAATAAGAATAGTATGAGTCCAACTCGTAATTCTCCATCACCTACTAGTTCTCCAATTAGTTCTACAGATGGATCTGTGTTATTCAGTAGAACCACTAGTGCATCATCTGTATCTAATGACGAATTAGATTTTTCTCATCCTGCCTTTGCAGCTGCTAATGCCTCTGGTGCTTTTGATGATATTGGTAACGACGAATCTAAGGATAAGAAGTTAGTAACTACTACCACTCATCAAACAACATTCCCTTCATCTCATAATGAAAGAAtgattttatatttgaagattGTTAAGCGTTATTCAGCTTTCTGTCGTGATTCAAGACAATTGACAAGATTAACTTCTGGTACTGCTTTGAAATATTCTGTATTACAAGAAGCATTAAAAGAATTCCcaactttaaatattagTGATATTCCAATCCCTGCATTACATAATTTGAAACCAACATGCTTGTAA